From the genome of Candidatus Tanganyikabacteria bacterium:
CCGCCTCGAGATCCAGCAACCGGCGCTGCAGGCCCCTCACCACGTCATCCGAGGGCCCGTGACGCTTGGCCGCAAGTGCCTCCTCGATGCCTTGCAGCTTCTCTTGCAGCTCCGCAACCAGCTGCTGATCGCCTGATGGCGACCCCTGCGACCGGATCTCGCGCTCCAACTCTACAAGTCGCGCCTGGAGCGCCTCGAACTCGTCCGACGCCCCGCCATCGTGCGCATCCACCGCGGACTGCAGCGATTCCAGGCGCTCCCTGAGCGCGGAGGCCTCCACCTCGCGACTGCTCTCCAGGGCCGCCACCTGCTCGGCCAGGGCCTGCAGTTGCGGATCGGGCTCCTTGGGGGCCTCGAGGAGCAATTGCACCCTTTCCTGCAGGAGCTTCAGGCTCTGATTCTCCCCGAGTAACTGCCCGATCGCCTGCTGCTGCAGCTTGACGACGCGTTCCAGCTCGTCCTGCCGGGCAATGAGGGCGCCGATGACGTCCTTGAGGTCGGGTTGCGCTTCCGCGAGGTCCGGGGCGGGCGGCGCGAGTTGCAACCGGATCTCCTCGATCGGGACGTTCTGGTCGCGGTAGGAGCGGATGATGCGGAGGTTTTCCAGGTCCCGATCGGTGATAATCCGCTGACCGCCCTTAGTACGCCCGAAGCGAAGCTCGAATTCCTTCTCGTAGTGCCGGATCAGCGACACCGAGATCCCGAGCTTCTTCGCGGCCTGAGCCACCGACATGGCCATGGCTCGATCTTACAATGCAAGCTACAATTCCGGGAACCGTGCGCCTCCTGGTCGATCCACCGGCAGCCGGCGCCTACAACATGGCGCTGGACGAGGCCCTGCTCGAGGCCCTGGCCGGCGGCCAGGGGTTACCGACGCTCCGCTTCTACGACTGGTCCCCGCCCGCCCTGAGCCTGGGATACGCCCAGCCTGTCGAGGTCGTGGACCGGGACGCTTGCCGGCGGTGGGGAGTCGACGTGGTGCGCCGGCCCACGGGCGGCCGCGCCGTGCTCCACGACCGGGAATTGACCTATTCCGTGGTGATGCGGGCGGGGGGCGAGTCGGTGGCGGACAGCTACTGCCGCATCTCGAAGGCGATCGCCCGCGCCCTGGCCGCCATGGGAGTACCGGCGGAGGTGGCCGCCGGAAGCGCCCGCAAGGCGCCAGGCGTGGCCGATTGCTTCGCCGTAGCGACCCCGGCCGATCTGGTGGCCGGCTCCGGCCGAAAGCTCGCCGGCTCCGCGCAGGTCCGCCGCCACGGCCGTTTCCTGCAGCATGGTTCCATCAAGCTGGCGCCGTCGCCCATTCCGCTCGGCGAGTTGTTGCCGGGCCAGGCTGCGCCCTCGCCGGCTACGGTCGCCGACTACCTGGGCACCCCGGCACCTGACCTAGCCGGCAGGCTGATGCGCGCGATCGCCGCCGAACTGGGCGTCCCCTGGGAACCCGCCGCGCCGACCGCCGCGGAACTTCACCTTGCCGCGATCATCGCAGCTCGAACTTCATCCGTACCTGGCCCAGCTGATCGCGTTGCGGCGCGGCCGGATCGAGGGGCGTGAACCTGTAACGCCGGAAAGCCGCCAGCGCCGCCCGGTCGAGGTCGGGATCTCCCGCGGATCGCACCAGGTCCACCTCGACCACCTCTCCGGCAGGCGCGACCCGGATCCTGGCGACAACCGTACCCTCCGAGTGGCGCTGCGCGGCCCCCGTGGGATACTCGGGCTCGAAGAGCTGGAAGCCTCGGCCGGCCAGATCGCCCGTCGCGCCCCGACCGGCTCCCACGGCGCCTCCGGCCGGCGGCGGATCGGCCGCTTCTCCGCGCCCGCCGTGGGCCTGCCTGTCTCCGGCTTCTTCGAGTTCGCGTCGCCGCGCCTCCTCCACCGAGCGACGGCGCTCTTCCTCGGCGGCCAGCGCGGCGAGATCGGGCTGCCGGACCTCCTCGATCCGCGGCTTGATCGCCTCGCGCGGGGGAGATGCGGGTACGGGCGCCTGGCGTATGGCCGCCGGCTTCGGCTCCACGACGCGCTCCACCGGCCGCTCGACCGGGACGTTTCGCACCGGGGCGGCGACCCGCTTGGGCCGCGGAGCGTCATTCTCGCCGGCGACCTGGTCGCCCGGCGTCCCCAGATCGAGCAGCGTGAGCTCCAGGGGCGTCTCCGGTGCGACCTCGGTCGCCTTGATCGCGGGAATGAAGAGCAGCACCGCGAGTACCCAGGCGTGGATGACCAGGGACGTGCCCCAGGCCTCCCGGTTGGGTCGGATTTCGTAGTAACGGATCACGGCAGGCTCTTCCTCAGAAATCGAGCCCGACGCCCGCGGTGATCTGGGCGGGGGTCGCGAAGTACCCCGCCGCGGGTTCCTGCTGCCAGACATGCCAATCCTTGCCCGCCACGATGATCTGCATTCCCGAATCCAGCCGGTATGCCGCCTCCCAGTCGGCGCGGACGTCGAGGCCCTGGCCGCCGCCCTGCGACGCGCCCAGTTCCACGTAGTCGACCGTCATGCCCGCGACCAGCGCCAGCTTGTCATCCAGCCACCTGCTCTCGTGCAAGGTGCCGCCCGAGAAGACCCGCTCGATCCCACCGGTAGGATTGCGCCAGCGGAGGGAGAATTTCTGCAGGGAGAAGTCCGACCAGATGTACTGGCTCGTCAGGCCCATGTCGTAGACCTGCTGCCAGGCCGCCAGGTTTCGCGGCTGCCACAGCCCGTTGCCCGCGGGCGCGTAGTGAATCCAGTCGAGCGCATGCGACACGGCGACGTGGGCCGTGCTGTAGGCCCGGTCGCTGAATCGGTGGCCGACTCCGGCCTCCACGCGGGGCGCGATCCGCTGCGGCCGCAGGTCGGCGTTGCCCGCCGTGCGGGTCCGCGAGAAGTAGAGCTCGTCGAAGCCGGGTTGCCGGGTCTCGGTGCGGACCTCCGCCCAGAACTCCGTCGGCGACGCCGCCACGTCGCCGTCCGCCACGCGCTGCCCGGGCCGAAACTCGGCGCGCAACCCCGGATCCAGGTAGGTGCTCTGCCGGAACAGCGACAGGCCCAGATCGCCTACCAGGGCGACCTGGGCGATCGGTTCGAACCGGTCCGCGGCGGACACGCCGAGCAACTGGCTGTTCCAGCCGCTGCCCGCCGGCCCCGCGGCGCCGAGTTGCCCGAGTTCCAGGCCCAGTTTCACCTGGTGGTCGCGCCAGAGCGGCTCCGGCTGGAAGTCGGCCCGTGCGGTCAAACCGTAGGCCAGCACGTCGCCAGGCGCGGCCGCGACCCGCCCCACCTCGCCCTGTATGTCGAGACAGAGAGCGTCGCTGCCGAGAGTGACTCCCAGCTTACCGCTCTCCTGCACCGCCGATGCGGCATTCGCTGCCGTCTGGCCCTCCCGGCGGTACCCGGCCGTGGCCCGGTACGCCTCGCTCCATGCGAGCTGCTGCCCGAACCGGATGCTCGACCAGCCGTCGAGGCCGTGCAGGTTGACACCCGCATCCGTCAGTGACCAGAGATCCCCGATCCGGCGGCCGTGGTAGAGACTCGCGTCGTAGCTGCCGAGGTGCCCGAGAGGCAGCGCGCCGAGGCCGCCCCGGAGGGACGTGAGGGGCTCCCGGTCGGACGGCGCGCCGACATCCTGCATGGCGTCGGGCGGCGCCGGCACGGCGAGGCGCAGCCTGTCCAGCAGCTCGGTGGTCGCTCGCACTGGAGCGGGAGGAGGCAGCGCGGCCACCGAGGCCGTGGCCTCCAGCGCCAGCTTGCTGCCCAGATTCACGTCCGGCTTCACCTCGTGGCCGATCACGCGCAGTTCGGGCAGGTCCACCGGCAGCTTCTCGACGGAGCGCTCTTCCGGCGGGCGCTCGGGCTCCGCGCTCGCCCCCACCGGCAGCAGCAGCACCCCGGCGGCGCAGCCGACGATCAGTCGCTTCATGGCTGGGGCCTCCGCACGTTCGCCTTGATCCAGGCGATGCGTGCCTGCGCTTCCTGCCGCTCCCGCTCGGGGAGCGTTTGATCGATGGCGACGGTGCCGTAGATGGTTTGCGCTTCGTCCCAGCGCCGCAGCCTTTCCAGCGCCTCGCCCTGCTTGAGCCATGCGAGGGCCTTCCAGGCCCGGAATGCGCTCGCCGGTTCCTTGCTGCCCGCGGGTTCCTTGGCGGAAGTTAGCGCCGTCAGCTCGAAAAGCGCGTCCTCGTAGCGCTTGCAGCCGACCAGGGCGTTGCCCAGCGCGTAGCGCACCTTCCAGGCGAACGCCGTTCCCTTGGCGGCCCGTTTCTCGGCCTTGCGGAAGGCCTCCTCCGCCTGAACGGCGTCGCCCTTGCCGAAGATCGTCTCCCCGAAGCGGTACCAGGCCTGGGCGAGGCGCTCGCCATCCGCACCGGGAGTCTTCTCCAGCCGTTCCAGCACCTCCCGCTCCAGCTCCCACCGGCCGGCTTCCTCGTAGGCATCGAAAAGCTCGAAGAGCACCGTGGCCGGCTTGACCGCGCCGTCGGGCTTGACCGCCCCCGCAAGCTGCTTGTAGACCTCGGCCGCGCCGGCGGGGTCGCCGCCCTTGCGCAAGGCGCGGGCCCGCTCCAGCGCCACCGCCGGGTCTCCGCCCGGGACGGCCGCATAGGCGGCGGCCGCCTGTTGCCACTTGCTCTCCTTGCCGTAGGCCTCGGCGATCTTCACCAGCATCCCGGGCACCCACGCGTCGCCGGTCGCCGCCGCCAGGACCACGCTCTCGGCCCTGGGCAACTGGCCGGCCCGCAGGTAGGCGCCGGCAAGAGGCTGGAGAACCGACGCGCGCACCTCGGCCGACGACGACGCATCCTCGAGGACCTGGGCGTACAGCACGGCCGATCGCTCGGCGTCGCCGCCGGATAGGTAGGCAGCGGCGGCGCGTAGCCGCGGATCGATCTCGCCGCTCCCGGATGCGGAGAGCGCCGGCAGGCCGATCAAGGCTTCGAATGCCTGGGCAGCCTCCCGGTACCGCTCGAGCTGGAGCAGGATCTGCGCCTGGTAAGTCCGCGCCTGCCGGCCCCGGGCGGAGGCGGGCAGCCGATCGGCGATCTGCGCGAAGCCCCGCATGGCATCGGGTAGCTCTCCGGCCTTCATGTGGCTCCATGCCAGGTAGAAGGCGCCCTCGGTCGGATCCGCGTCCCCGCCCAGCACCAGCACCTGCTTCAGCGAGGCCTGCGCTTCCTTGTACGCGCCCGCATCGAGTTGCAGCATCGCGAGGCGTTGGTACGCGTCGCGCTTGCGGTCGCTATCCAGGAGCTTGGCGGCCGCCTGCTTGAATGCCCACATGGCGGCGCCCCGGTTGCCACGCCGGAGCTCCGCCCAGCCCAGCCCGTACGCCGCCTCGGGCGCCTTCGGGGCGTCCGGGTGCCTGGCGACGACCTCCTCGAACGCGTCGGCGGCCTCGCCGAACCGGCCGAGGCGATAGAGAGCTTCGCCGCGCCAGAACTGCGCTTCGGGCACGAGCGGCCCCGGGTGGCGGACGACTTCCTTGAAGGCGGCTTCGGCCGATTCGGTTTCGCCCGCCTTGAAGTAGGCCAGCCCCAGCTTGAACATGACGCGATTGCCTCGCCCCTCCAGGAAAGACAGGCTCTCGGGCCGCTTGGCCAGACGCGCGTAGCTCTCGATGGCATCCGAGACCGCGCCGCTGGCGAGCTGCGACTCGGCGAGGAGCCACAAGCCCGGCAGGGCCAGGCGGCCGGTGGGATAGTCTTCCATGAGGCGCCGGCACCATTTCATCGCCTCCGCGGGCTTTCCCGCGGCGAGCTCCATCCCGGCGAGCTGGAACAGCGACTCCTCTCCCCAGCGGCTCCGGCCGCCGGCAAGCACCGCCGAGTAGATCGCCCGCGCCTCGCCTGGCCGTCCCCGCTCCTGGAGGACGCGCCCCAGGGTATAGCGCGTCGCGAGACGGAAGCGGCTCGCCGGGTACGCCGTCAGGAAGGTTTCGAGGGCGTCCTCGGCCTCGCCGAGCCGGCCGGCCCGCCAAAGCGCGAAACCCACGCCGTAGCCCGCGGCCTCGGCCCACCGCGGCGACACCGCGGCGCGCCGGTAGGCCTGCGCGGCTCGCACCCAGTCGCCGGCATCGATCGCGGCTTCGGCGGCCACGAACTCCGCCGTGTACGCGATCGCGTCGGGGTTGCGCTCTTCAGGATCTTCGGAAGTCGCCCGCAATTGCTCGGCGGCGAACGCCAGGCGCCCCATGCGCAGGTAATGGTTGGCGAGGTTGAGGCGGGCCTCCTTGATGCGGGCGCTCAGCGGGAACTCGCGAATGGCTTGCTGCCAGAACCAGAGCGCACGCGCGTGGAGGCCGGCACGCGTCGCGGCCCAGCCCGCCCCGTACCATGCCGCCTCGCGAAGCGCGGCGTCGTCGCAGTCGTGCAGCGGGCGATACGCCTCGATCGCACCCTCGTAGTCGCGAGCCTCCAGGAGCGCCTCTCCCAGGCGCAGGCGGACCGGCAACCCGTCGCGCCAGGGCAACGCATTGATCTGCGCGCGATAGGCGCGGATCGCCCGCGTCTGCTTGCCCTGCAGGGCGTAGAGATCCGCGAGTTCGCCCGCCGCGCGCGCGAACCAGGCCGACTCGGCCGGGATCTTCGCGAGGGCGTCCTCGGCTCCGGCCAGATCGCCCAGGCGGCGGCGGGCCTGTCCCAGCAGATAGAGCGCCCGTTCCCGCTCGGCGCCGCGAAGGCCGGGCAGTTTCCTGGAGAGCGCGAGGGCGGCCTGGCTGTGGGCGCCGCGCTCGAGCAACGCGATGGGCCGCTCGCCGATACCGGGCAATGCCTGGGCCGGCGCACCGGCCATCAGGCTAAAAGCCAGTAGACAAGCGAACTTCCGGAACATGTCTCTATTGTAGGAAGGCCAGGA
Proteins encoded in this window:
- a CDS encoding MerR family transcriptional regulator, whose amino-acid sequence is MAMSVAQAAKKLGISVSLIRHYEKEFELRFGRTKGGQRIITDRDLENLRIIRSYRDQNVPIEEIRLQLAPPAPDLAEAQPDLKDVIGALIARQDELERVVKLQQQAIGQLLGENQSLKLLQERVQLLLEAPKEPDPQLQALAEQVAALESSREVEASALRERLESLQSAVDAHDGGASDEFEALQARLVELEREIRSQGSPSGDQQLVAELQEKLQGIEEALAAKRHGPSDDVVRGLQRRLLDLEAAFVAREEAPAGRDDESLLDTLVTAIQDEARRRRPWWQFWV
- a CDS encoding lipoate--protein ligase family protein; its protein translation is MQATIPGTVRLLVDPPAAGAYNMALDEALLEALAGGQGLPTLRFYDWSPPALSLGYAQPVEVVDRDACRRWGVDVVRRPTGGRAVLHDRELTYSVVMRAGGESVADSYCRISKAIARALAAMGVPAEVAAGSARKAPGVADCFAVATPADLVAGSGRKLAGSAQVRRHGRFLQHGSIKLAPSPIPLGELLPGQAAPSPATVADYLGTPAPDLAGRLMRAIAAELGVPWEPAAPTAAELHLAAIIAARTSSVPGPADRVAARPDRGA
- a CDS encoding TonB family protein — protein: MIRYYEIRPNREAWGTSLVIHAWVLAVLLFIPAIKATEVAPETPLELTLLDLGTPGDQVAGENDAPRPKRVAAPVRNVPVERPVERVVEPKPAAIRQAPVPASPPREAIKPRIEEVRQPDLAALAAEEERRRSVEEARRRELEEAGDRQAHGGRGEAADPPPAGGAVGAGRGATGDLAGRGFQLFEPEYPTGAAQRHSEGTVVARIRVAPAGEVVEVDLVRSAGDPDLDRAALAAFRRYRFTPLDPAAPQRDQLGQVRMKFELR
- a CDS encoding tetratricopeptide repeat protein, which produces MFRKFACLLAFSLMAGAPAQALPGIGERPIALLERGAHSQAALALSRKLPGLRGAERERALYLLGQARRRLGDLAGAEDALAKIPAESAWFARAAGELADLYALQGKQTRAIRAYRAQINALPWRDGLPVRLRLGEALLEARDYEGAIEAYRPLHDCDDAALREAAWYGAGWAATRAGLHARALWFWQQAIREFPLSARIKEARLNLANHYLRMGRLAFAAEQLRATSEDPEERNPDAIAYTAEFVAAEAAIDAGDWVRAAQAYRRAAVSPRWAEAAGYGVGFALWRAGRLGEAEDALETFLTAYPASRFRLATRYTLGRVLQERGRPGEARAIYSAVLAGGRSRWGEESLFQLAGMELAAGKPAEAMKWCRRLMEDYPTGRLALPGLWLLAESQLASGAVSDAIESYARLAKRPESLSFLEGRGNRVMFKLGLAYFKAGETESAEAAFKEVVRHPGPLVPEAQFWRGEALYRLGRFGEAADAFEEVVARHPDAPKAPEAAYGLGWAELRRGNRGAAMWAFKQAAAKLLDSDRKRDAYQRLAMLQLDAGAYKEAQASLKQVLVLGGDADPTEGAFYLAWSHMKAGELPDAMRGFAQIADRLPASARGRQARTYQAQILLQLERYREAAQAFEALIGLPALSASGSGEIDPRLRAAAAYLSGGDAERSAVLYAQVLEDASSSAEVRASVLQPLAGAYLRAGQLPRAESVVLAAATGDAWVPGMLVKIAEAYGKESKWQQAAAAYAAVPGGDPAVALERARALRKGGDPAGAAEVYKQLAGAVKPDGAVKPATVLFELFDAYEEAGRWELEREVLERLEKTPGADGERLAQAWYRFGETIFGKGDAVQAEEAFRKAEKRAAKGTAFAWKVRYALGNALVGCKRYEDALFELTALTSAKEPAGSKEPASAFRAWKALAWLKQGEALERLRRWDEAQTIYGTVAIDQTLPERERQEAQARIAWIKANVRRPQP